The segment CATGCTTTATTCATTCTGTCTCCTAAGATTTACTCAGTGAATACTTGGTGACTAAGTATACTAGAATGACATTTAGAGTGGGGGTCGTGTTTAAGGAGAATTTACCAAAAGTGaggaacaatttttattttacatttcaaaatttttgaaaattttcattagTATACAGAATTATGAAATTGGTGATTTCTGGCTTAACTTCTCATCTAGTGTCACATTATTTTCAGTCACCTTGCTACACAGAGTATGGTCTAGACAAGCATCATTGGTTTATTAAAAATGCATAGTCTCTGGCAGTACCTCATTCCTACTGAACtggaatctgtttttgtttttttttttcagtgtgattTCCAGGTGATTTGTATGtccattaaagtttgagaatcactttTCAGTATTCCTATTGATAGTTAATAGGTAGCCATTAGTGAAAAGCAAAAACAGTCCcaattttctcattctttcaaaGCTCATGTGTTCCTTAGGTCAACTGTACTGAGATCATCCAAAGCCCTTCTCTGTGTCAGATGTTCAAGGCATTGTGGCTGCCATTCTCAGGATTTTCACAGTGAGGTGAAGGAATTTATATTGGAAATAAGGCTACATATAAATACAGACCCTCACTTCTTTAGGGATaaagtttttcatttaattttattttgcattgttTACATTCTTTACTAAGGAGTCTGGAtattcttatataggaaatggaGTCCCATCAAAATTTTGAAGTTTATTCTTGCATGTCCTATTTGTATTTGGGAAGCTTCCATTGTGGTAGACTGGATAATTAATTGAAGGACATTCTTATTGAATGAGAATGAGGGTGGGGCAGCATTTAGGAGGTGTTTGCATGGGAGTGGTAATGGTGGGGGCCTTTTCCTGATGTCTCCAATAGACTTCTCTGTAAGGTTAAGGAGAATGGTGATCAAACTGTGGTAAGAGCTTTCTGGTGGAAGATGGCATACCCAGCAGTCTGTGAAATTCAAGGCACAGTCAAATTTGTGACAGCCATACCCTAGGCATGTTCCTCCTGGAGGAAGGGACCAGGGGCACTTCTAAAAGACAAAAGATCATTTATCCTTCTCCATCTTCAATATTTCCTCGGGTGTAAGGAGTTTCCTCCCTAAGGGCCATGTTGTTATCCTTCCACGAAGATGACTAACTACAGTAGTTGTAACATCAccctttttttcagatttatcaaTGGGAAGTAACAGGTACATGAAGGAGGACAAAGCAGTTTTAGAAAATATTACCAGAATTCAGTTTGAGTCTCCTGGGCTCCATTTTGATCAGGCTGCTACCCAGAGAATGTGCCAACCAGACTGGCTTGAAGTTGATAATAGGGGACAGAAAGAAGCATCATTCCCAGGAATTGTCAGGATGGAATACTGCCTTTTGAAAATAGGTCTGTATAATTTTCTGCTCTTTCTATCCTGCTCATTGTCCAGAAAACAACTTAGAGGAGATGAGTTCTTCCTGGAACAGCTACATTCAGTGACCGAACTGCCTTATTAAAGTGTAtggaccaggaagaaatgagggagGTAGAGTCAGACTGTGAGTCCATTGTTGAGTAACTTTTACtataacattttgcattattgtCAGTCTGTGAGTGGTCCAAAAAGCTGAATACCCAGGTACATTTCAAGGGCCCCAGTAATGGGACTGGAGTCAACTGATCAGTAACTTAAAAACATGGGAACAGTGGTAAGGCACTACTGCTAGCCCTgagaggaattttttaaaaagattttatttatttatttctccccgcttCCTCTAttgcctgctctttgtgtccatttgctgtgtgttcttctgtgtctgcttgtattctcattaagtggctccaggaactgattctgggaccttctggagtgggagagaggtgatcattctcttgcatcacctcagctccctgctctgctgtgtctcttgttatctctcctctgtgtctctttctattgcatcatcttgctgtgccagctctccaagtgaggcagcactcctgcatggggcagcactcctgcatggggcagcattcctgcatggggcagcactccgcacaggccagcactctgtgtgggccagctcgccacatggacTGCTTTCCTTCACtaggaggaggccctgggtattgagtCCTGGTAgcccgattgcttgagccacatctgcttcccctgagagGATTTTGAATGTCTATATTGTCAGtctcccaagagcaggaggggacaaTAGCTTATACGATGTGTCCTACCTCACTGTGAGACAAACAGGTCAACTTTTCCCAGAAGTCTCATGTCTGGCATGCAGTGGTACTCTCTACCTCAGAAATATGCAGTTAAACTTGATCAGCAGCTTGATTCTGGTTGATATCATCAGAGCAAAGGCCCTTATTATGGGCATTGACATGGATGATCCAGATAGTTTGATCAGAAGGATGATCCAGATAGTTTGATCAGAAGGCACAGTGATTCAACCTTGCACCTTAGAACAGAAATTCCTAACTGTGTTCCTCAGGGAACTAGACTCCTATAAGGAGAATAAAAAAGTTCTGTGGAAGGAAGTTTGATTAAATACTTGGGAGGAAATGTTGCAGACTATTTTCACTCTCCTCCTTCATATTATCAATGTATATTTAGCAAATTAATGTCTCTGGGAAGGCTTACAGTAAAacctatttaaatttatttccttaaCTAATTGGACCTGGAAGCCTTACCCTAAGATTCTACCTCCATTCTTAAAAGATCACCTGTCAAAATCTAGTGAGAATGTCATAGGATGATATTCTAGGAAGTACTACACAGAAAGGTGATTGGAGATTAATTACTATAAATCCATATCTGGATAAGGTTAGATTGGGTATAAATATATTATCTTGGCAACTTTGGGAGTAGGTGAAGAAGGCTCTGTTTTATcactatttatttctctttcaagaGTGGGActtgacagagaaagaaaaatctattttaacataacattttaagTAATTGGATCTGCTAAGGGATCTACTTTTCATGTTTTGATATAGAGcctaaaatgttatatatatctAAACAGATAATATGCTTATTCTCCAAGTGAATATCATGGTAGtctgcctttcctgtttctttgacaGCAGAGAGTTAATCTAATTTCAGGTCAATTTCAGGTTGTCTGAATATGAATTTCTTGAAGAGAAATTGCTCAAGAAATTTGCTTTTGAGAGCACATATTTTGAACCTATCAATTTAGATAGAGAAGTAGGACAATGAAAGGGGGATGGTTTAAAGATGGATGAGAAGCCTTATTACTAGCCATTGTGGGGAGGCAGGAATGCTTTTATGTAGCCATTTTCAGCATAATCACTTCTTCATTGTGGAAGacttagaaaatacagaaaagtgtaAGAATAAAATCAAATGACCGGATGTAACCACATTTAACACCTTTGTACCTTTCCCCTCAGGTATGTAGTATATAAAGATAAAATGGTCCCGTTTACATTTTACCCATTTATTATATTAAGCATTTTCCTGTCTTTCCATGACATCATTTTATATGGCTACTTAGTATTTCATTTCACCAATGCATCATAAGTTTGAAACTTCATTTagattagtattttaaaaatcgCATGCAGTGTTGGCAGATATTTACTGATCCTCCCTATATTTATAGGACCTGGACAGAAGAGGTGAAAATTATCAGATGAGAACCTACAgacatagagaaataaataactcaaTTGAGATCACAGTAGATAGGAACCTGGGATGAGAGGGCAGCCTGTGCTTCTTATTCAGAGTTTGATGCTCAGTTCCATATCTTTCCCAACTCCCAGCCCCCACACCCTATTATGACCTTACCTCCAAGTAAGATTCCTTAAAGGTCACCTAATCAAACTTTGGGAATTATCAACATATTGGGTGATTTATTTTGCAATAATGAGATATAAAGGAAGAAACTTATGTTGAAATGGAGAGAGTTGGGATGGAGCATTGCTGTCCCTAAATTGGGAGCATCTCCTGTGTGAGGTTCTCTCAGAATTTGCAGACAGCAAAGGCATAGAGATGATTCCAGTCTCCTGCAGTATGAGATGAAATGGGGGGAAAATGAGTATGGAGCAAACTGCAACATCTAATAACTGTGGAAAGCTTTCCCAGTAACTAGAATCCATTAACTTAGtgattaaatgaaacaaaagaacatGAGGTGGACATTTCTATTCTTTGGGCAATTAGGATGCAGTGCTTTCATGATGAACCTTGAGGAAATGATTCGACAATGTAATGGAACAGGAGACTCACTGCTGACTGATGGTGAGAAAAACGGATTCAGATCAAATCTGGTCCATTATCCTTCCAACCAATCATCCTGCAACTATCCCTGTTTCTAAACTAAACAAACTATTTTGTTACAGTGTTGGAGGCCCAAAGGACACAGATCTATTGGATTGCTACTTTCtgtagttattctttttttttttctctgtttatagATAAGAGCATGTTTTCCTCCCAAACATGTAAGGATGTCTCttcctttgtagttttccaaatatttttttttctgaaacagaTGACTTTATTAATAGAATTTTGCAGCATTGAATTATTTCCCCATTGTCCAGAATGATAAACCCATGACTTTGAAATTCCAtcctcagaaagaaaaagaaaagaaagcgttACATGTCAAGTATCATCAAATTTATACTAATACATAGCAATATGAACTGACTAGCCTTTCCTATGTGCATAATGAGTCCAAttatgtttaattatttttacaataaGTTGATGAAATGCACAGTCAATTTAGAAGACCAGTTTCAAGACCTGAATCAACATAGTTGATTCTTGTTTCTGGGGTGGGAGAGTTCTTGATATCCCAAGGGTCATTTTATTTAGCATATTCATTATGGCAAAATACCAAGAAATTTGTCCTGCAACTGAGAGATTTATATTGTTCAACCATTCTTGACTCAGCAAGCAGACTTATTTTCAGAAAATAGCTTTTACAACTTAATTATTGTTATTGCAAAAATTGAAAcagtattttcttgtttttttttcctataaccCCACAAAAATGCTAAGTGTGAGTGATAATACTATTGCTAAGTACTTAGTTATCACTTACCTTGTACAACTAGGTATTTTGCATAATATCCTATTTTTTTCTGGCTGGGAAAACTCCAAGGTTCACAGGTGTTACATAGCTCACCAAGGTTCtgattatatttttaagttcAATTCCTCACTGTCATCAATGGGGTCTGGCTGGCAGACCCCCTCAGCTGGATGGGTAATGATGGCAGAGCAAAGAAGCACACACAGTGACCACTCTGGAGACAcaggctggtggcgcaggtctggtttattgaggaaatgcAACAGCTTTTATGGGTGTCTAAGGGGAAGTTAGGTGGCATGCAAGTACCTCATTGGTTATGCTAATTCAGTGAGGCTGGTTGGCTCATGAGATCTTGTTGCTGAGGACCAGGGAAGAAATGGGAGTGGCTTACAGTTGTTTACTGTGAGGCTCGGCGCCATCTTTAAAGAGTGGTGCCTGCAGCTCACTCACAATTCCCGTTTTTGTATTTTAAGAAGTATTAGGCAGTGGTTGAATGAGCaccaaggtgactgtgcctgtttTAGGTTGTCTCCCTCTGGagatcttacccatcattgactaccagtcaAGCGCACTGATGCTACTAAAATCACACATGTTGTGCAATACTGCAAGACTGAAGGTATTTGTGGCATGCTGCAGAGCTTCTACATTGTCCTCTCTTATGTCCAGAGCATTTACCATAGACTGCTGTATAAGAACTAAGTTTTTTACATCCTTTCAGAGGTACTGCACTTTGCAATACATGCACTTCAGCATGCAAAGACAGAGCAGAAACAGTGCTCCAACAAATGCATAAATGATTAGATtttggggagagaaaaaagaggttagttttgaaataatttttgaaaagagaGTTGGTGAAGTTTAAGAAATCAGAGCTCCAATGTCCAAGTAGTTTTCACCGTAACACCAATCTAGCTGTGGTAATATTGTTAAATGTGTTAGTTACATTGATGGGAGTGACATAGATGTATGGATAGTTTATATCACAGGGTACTCTAATGGCAATAAGAATTGTTACTAGACTTATTTTGATAGAAGTCACCAGTTTCATAGTGAAGTAATTGAACATGTTGTGGGAAGTCAGAGGAATTACAAGTGGCATTTGTTCCCTGGGGATAGGATGCCACAGAGATATTTAGGGTGGTAAATATAAGAGGTTTGGGGCTCGTGACATTAATATTAGAACTCCAGTTGGTTTGGAGGACCTCTCTTTCTATGCAGGGGAGTCCAATAGTGCATTATTGGTAAGAATGGCAGGAAATAGAAGTGAGTCAGCATCTAGGGGCATAACAAGAGGGGGGTTTCTGATAGCGGCCCAAAGCTCTGTGCTGGAGGTACCATGGAGCTGcaacatgaaataaaaaaagaaaaataggggtTCAGCTGCACTCTGGAAACAGGAGAGGTGTGGTTTGGTTCTGTCTCGAGGCACCTGGTCGTAATGAGGTGACATCGTTCTTGTCCACTGGTCACACGAGCCGGCTAGGGACCCAGATTGGCTCTTCTAcagtttctggaaagacacaagtaTATACTCATCCTTGGGTTAATAGGGCATGAGGTCCCTTCCAGGTATTTGTAAGTAGATTTTTCCATCTAACTAAtggtaagggggtgggggcatTTCTTTGTCCTCCCCAGTGTTGGATGGCTGGGGTGCAGCATTCACtgtcaaatgtgagaaaatttaTAGTAATTAAGACTTTGTTTAGTATATCTCAGGGAGTGTCTCAGGGATattctccctttaattttttaatttgttgtttgagTGTGGAATGAGTGTGTTCTATGATAGTTTGACCTTGGAGATTGTATGAGATACCTGTTTTGTGTGTGATGCACCATGAGGCACAGGAATCTTGGAAAATTTTGGAAGAATagcaaggtccattatcagtttttatGGTCCATGGTACACCCATTTGATTAATAGCCTGAAGACAGGCAGTAATgacatgttttgctttttttcctgtaAGGGCAGTGGCAAAGGTGAATTTGGAAAAGGTGTCCACTATGACATGAAGAAATTTATTGTGGCCAAAAGTAGGAACatgagtaacatccatttgccaaataACATTTGGATGGAGACTGCAAGAATTTACTCCTTGGGGTTGAAGAGGGCCTATGGGGAGGAGAGGGCCACATTGTTTGCATGTGCGGTGAGGTGTTTGCACTGCTGTTGTGTCAGTGACGGGAAGAGTTGATGGACAGAATGAGCAGACATGTGAAACTTCGCATGAAGGGCTCTAGCTTGGTCTAGATCTGTGGTTACTAATCTTATTACTAGCAAGGAGTCTGCCAAGCATTGCCACTGGCAAGAGGTCCTGGGAGCCCAGTATGGGAGTGAATATGTTGAATGAACCAGGAATGCTTGTGATTTTCAAGAAGAGATTTTAAGGAAAGCATCAAATCATCTTGgatggttgttttatttttaaagacagcaTGTGGCAGTACACAGATAGTATTGGCCTCATATGTACTGTCGGTAAAGATATTGATGGGAATGGACTGATGGTGTAGGAAAGCCAGGAAGAGGGCATATATTTCTCCTTGTTGGACGGACCCAGTATGTTTCTCAACATGGATAGAATCTGAAGTACCGGGGGTTTTTACAACTATAGAACTATGAGTTTTATTAGCATCTGTAAAGATTACAACAGCGTGAGGAATGGGAGAAGTTGTCGGGaaggagtgagaggagagaacAAAGGGAAGGAGAGTCATGGCAGTGATAAGTTTGTCTTTTGGCAGGTGGTTTTCAAGGtgacctgtgaatcctgataTGAGAATTTGCATATTTAAATCAGTTTGAATAAGTTTGTATCTATTCGTGAGTGAAAGGTAGGACTAAAACGTTGGGTTCAAGGCCATATAACTGAAGagctgtttttctgagttttcttctAAGGATGCATATGGCATTACAATGAGAAGTAATTTTGCCCATATGACTAAGGGATAAATGTACCCAAAAGAGAGGGGAAATTTGGTATAAAAGACCAGTGGGTGTCCCAGGGGTTCTGATGATTAGAGCaagaagagggaggcagggctGAAAATGGGCTAGGctgagatttttcattttgtcattcaagAATTTGAGACAGTTGCATTCCTTTTCACTGATAGTACAATTACTGGAGGGATCAGAGTCACCCTCCAGGAGGTCAAAAAGAGGTTTAAGTTCATGGGTGGTCAGGTTTAGGTACGGACATAGCCAATCGATATCGCCACACAAACGGAGTGTGTTAAGGGTACATTTTTGTGGCATTTGTAATACAGGGATGGCAGGTTGGATAACTTTTGTAATGGTATAGCCTAAAAAGGTATAGGGTGgatattttttcactttctcagATGATATAGTGAGACCTAGTTGTTTGAAGTTGTGCAGAAGAGATTGCAAACATTTTTGAAGAGTCAAGTCCGCATGAGCAATAAGAATATCATCCCTATAGTGACCAACCTCACAAAAGGGTAAAAGAGGATGAGTGGCTTCACTAACAATCATTTGACATATAGCAGGACTGTTTTTCATTCCCTGtgggaggactttccactgaaaATGCCGTTGAGGGGCTGCATTATTTGTAATGGGTACAGAAAAGGCAAAGTATTGATGGTCATCCTCATGAAGAgggatggaaaagaaacagtCTTTAAGATCTACTGCAATGGTGTGATTATCGCACgtgatggctgatggatgaggaAGGCCCGGTTGAGGAGAGCCAATTTTTGTCATTTGAGCATTAATGTTTCTAAGGTCATGTAAGAGCCTCCAtttgccagatttttttttaaattacaaagccAGGTGAGTTATGAGGACTGGTGGAGGGTTCCATATGCTGTAAATTTAATTGTTCTTGCTCAAGGACTTCCAATTGTTCTAATTTATTTCGAGGCAGCGGCCACTGGTCTGACCATATAGGCTCTTGagttttccaaataagtttgataggTGTGGGTTTATTGATGGTGAATAATGGTGGAAGACCAGTGGCCTTTATGCTTGGGGGTGCTCCTGAGAGGATGTAGAAAGGACGGCTCCTAACTTTGGAAGAACATCGCATCCCCACAGAATTTGTGTGATACTTGACAAGACAAGGGGACAGAACGTTCCTGTCCTACTGTCTGGGTTGGTCCATGTGAGGGGATCCACAAGTTGATGTGAGGGTCTTAATCCCCCTACACCTTGGACCAAAGGGCCTAGTTTAAGCTGCCAGGAAGGGTCAGTGTCAGACGGGCTAAGAACTGACAAATCTACGCCCGTGTCAATTTGTCCTGTAATGGACTTTCCTTGAACAGTAAGGGTGAGGAAATCTTTTTCTTGCATAACGGGAATTGTCCAAAATATGGTAGGTGAAGTTTCCTCTCTTACTTGTGGGGCTGAGAGGTGCCCCTGACTTTGTTTAAAGGAGGGAAAGGATTGCCCTGAAAATCGGTTTTTGAGCGACAATCTCTTCCAATGCAAGCCCTTATGGCATCTAGGACAAATTGATGGAGGAGTGGTTGGTGGTCTAGATATTTTGGATTCTGGACAGTCCCTGGCAAAATGGCCAGTCTACAGCACTGGTAACAAGTTCTATTTTGTGTTTAGAGGCTCAACTGATCGGCTAAGGCTGCGGCAAGGATTGTCGCAGAGTTGGCGGCAGCTGCTATAGCAGATTTGGAGGTAGAGCCAATATCTCTACAAGCAAGGACCCTATCATCAGGGGATTTATTGCGAATGGGCATAATTGTTTGTCGACACTCAGTGTTTGTGCCTTCCCAAAGGCGATCTTTTAAGAGAGCGTCTACTGCAGTGGCATGGGAAACTTTTCTATCTACTTCTTCTTTGACTCGACTATAAAAGTCAGAGAAAGGTTCATTAGGACTCTGTAAGAGTTTGGCAAGGTGTATGGGTTTACTCTGTGGATTGAGTTTGTGAAAAGCAGATTTGGCTATGGTCAGACACTGATCAAAACATGGGGCAGGACATGTGGTTTGGATTGTGGGGAGGGCCCATTGCCCTTCTTTTTTCAAGGCATCAGAGGGGATTGTGGTAAGGTTGTTGGTGAGATTACGAGCATCAACTGTCTCAGCCTCATCATAATAGAGTGCTTTCCAAGTAACAAAATCCCCAGGAGTTAAAATAGCACAGGCAAGATTCTTCCAATCAGCAGCACAATTATGTTCAAGGGAGAGATTATCTAGTAACATCTGTGCATAGGGACTGTTAAGGCCATCCTCTTGGATGGCTTTGTGGAGATTGGATATAGTTTTATGATCCCATGGATACCAGTTATAGGGGGCAGCGTCTGAAGGGGCAAAATTCACAGGGAAGGCATGCACCAGTGGATAAGGAGGACAAACGTGAGTGGTCGGGGAAAAAGGGGAAGCTAGAGGAGGAGGGGTGGAGTacatggggaaaggggaagtagaGGAAAAAATGGTGGACGTGGGCAGATTAGGCAGATTAGGTTTAGGCCTAGAGAGAAATGGACAGAAGCGACAAGGTGTCGGCCTGTCCAGCTCCGAAGAGATAAgttccttttcttcctcaaagGAGGAATCAGGGCTTTGGTGGGAAGATGCAACAGCAGGAGTAGAAGGAGGAAATGGTGGTTTCAAAGAGGAAAGGCCAAGCTGTTTCTCATGGGAATGGTCATCCAAGGAGAGGGGAGACTGTAAAGGGGGAGCGGCAGGAGGCAGAGAAGAGGGGGAATCAGTATTGGAAGCTGGATTAACCAGCGGAGGATATAGAGGTTCAAGATGAGGAGGTTCATATGGTGGGGCAGGAGTAGAGGGAGAAGAAGAGGCTAGATCTTTGAGAGGAATGAGGGAAGGTCCTTCTAGAGAGGTGCCAGTAAGACAGGCATGGACAGCTAAAGGGGCAGGAATAAGACCAAGGGGAAAGGTCTTACCCTCATGGACTTCGACTGAGTGAATGCGCTTAAGCAGCTTTGCCCATGTGGCGGGATCCCAAATTGTGGCAGTAGAAAGCCATGGATTAAAATGTACAACAAGTTTCCAATACTGATAGAGTTCCCTTTCAGATATTTTGATGTATCTGCTCGCTAAAAGGGCACGCAGTGCACGGGCTTGAGGGGCCTTCTCAGATGAGGAAAGTTCCCCCATACTGAGGGTCACTTACCAACTGCAACAAGAGTCGTACTTGATGACTCGCTGTGAGATCTCCGGGAGCTGGATGCCTCACATTGGGCGCCAACTGTCATCAAAGGGGTCTGGCTGGCAGACCCCCTCAGCTGGATGGGTAAGGATGGCAGAGCAAAGAAGCACACACAGTGACCACTCTGGAGACGCAAgctggtggcgcaggtctggtttattgaggaaatgcAACAGCTTTTATGGGCGTCTAAGGGGAAGCTAGGTGGCATGCAAGTACCTGATTGGTTATGCTAATTCAGTGAGGCTGGTTGACTCATGGGATCTTGTTGCTGAGGACCAGGGAAGAAATGGGAGTGGCTTACAGTTATTTACTGCAAGGCTCAGTGCCATCTTTAAAGAGTGGCACCTGCAGCTCACTCACACCTCACTATGGGAAGTTTTGACCCCCAGAGACCTCCAGAAGGCCATGTGTTGTATGGGCAAAGAGGAACAGGAAAGAGGCATGCTTTATAACCAGCAGTGTGATGCTCCATTCTCTCAGCCTCTGACTTACAGGACCTGGAAAATCTGGGAAATGTGTGTGAGAATAAGAACAGTGTTTTTCACCATTTGTCCTATGCAATCTCCCCTTACTGTGCCCCCTGTCAGAAGATCTGTTTTCTTCCCTCATTTCACACACAGGTGGTTATTTGTCTTCTATGGAACACTTTGCGCAAAGTACTTTCTTCTGCCAGAGAATCACCTTGAACTTAACTTGAAGCATCTTTGTCTAGTTGCATATTCAAGACAGAGTGGATGAAATGTGGACTGGACAGTGTGTGCTTTCACCTCTTTGAGgtagctgcattttttttttttcaagctgaAGGTGGAGGATTGAATTGTTCTTCTAAATTCAGAGATAAAAATGCCCTCTGGACCACCATACATTTCAGGCAGTTTGGAAAGTAATGcatcctcctcttcctcattcTTCCCCTCATTATCTCATCAGTAACTGCTTCCATGAAATGTCTATTCCATGGGtcacatttttaaatgcattgtCTCTTTTAGTCTTTATAACAACCAACAGGTAGttttatcatctttatttttcttgttaaagTCACACATCTAGTATTTGATGTAATCTGTATTTGCATGCTGCTCTGTTTAAATACAAAGTTGGTGCTTTTCCTGTTGATCCTCCTTTGATAACAGAGTAAATCTAAGTTTGATGCTTCTGTTCTCATTTTGAAGCCTGACACTCTTTGTAGGAGGAGAGCATAAAAAGGAGGAAGGGACTGACTAAATCTTATCAGTAGCTTCTCTTGAGGTGTAAAATTATATCCAAACCAATTCCTTACTGGATAAACTTTGGAGGAAAGTTATTACGTCATATGactcttcaaatatattttccttaGAACAATACAGTCCCAAGGACACCCTAAGGGGATTGTAATTGAATAGTTCTTCCTTTTACTTAATAGTGCTAAAACATAAATGCTAGTAATGCTAAGTATATTGAAT is part of the Dasypus novemcinctus isolate mDasNov1 chromosome 6, mDasNov1.1.hap2, whole genome shotgun sequence genome and harbors:
- the LOC131278884 gene encoding endogenous retrovirus group K member 24 Gag polyprotein-like, with product MGELSSSEKAPQARALRALLASRYIKISERELYQYWKLVVHFNPWLSTATIWDPATWAKLLKRIHSVEVHEGKTFPLGLIPAPLAVHACLTGTSLEGPSLIPLKDLASSSPSTPAPPYEPPHLEPLYPPLVNPASNTDSPSSLPPAAPPLQSPLSLDDHSHEKQLGLSSLKPPFPPSTPAVASSHQSPDSSFEEEKELISSELDRPTPCRFCPFLSRPKPNLPNLPTSTIFSSTSPFPMYSTPPPLASPFSPTTHVCPPYPLVHAFPVNFAPSDAAPYNWYPWDHKTISNLHKAIQEDGLNSPYAQMLLDNLSLEHNCAADWKNLACAILTPGDFVTWKALYYDEAETVDARNLTNNLTTIPSDALKKEGQWALPTIQTTCPAPCFDQCLTIAKSAFHKLNPQSKPIHLAKLLQSPNEPFSDFYSRVKEEVDRKVSHATAVDALLKDRLWEGTNTECRQTIMPIRNKSPDDRVLACRDIGSTSKSAIAAAANSATILAAALADQLSL